Proteins from a single region of Shinella zoogloeoides:
- a CDS encoding ABC transporter permease: MPLTTTAKKRLVTAALLAPASVWLFVFLVLPFIAMMVFSVGERGPAGGYQAAFTFAQYANLPARAAAYWNTLMLAPAGAFLCLLVAYPTAYYLAVKAAPRHRLLLVSLVVVPFWTSLLVRTYAWMFILGSRGIPSLLDMIGIEDVRLLNTPGAVLLGIVYGYLPLMIMPIYVSLEKLDRRLLEASADLGAKPASTFFSVTLPLSLPGVMTGVALVTILLLGEYLIPQLLGGGKVFFIGNALVDLFLQSRNWPFGSAIAVTLVAIVVVVLTVAMRIAWKVSGTRQVDLV, from the coding sequence ATGCCCCTGACGACGACGGCAAAGAAACGGCTGGTGACGGCGGCGCTGCTTGCGCCGGCCTCCGTATGGCTGTTCGTCTTCCTCGTGCTGCCCTTCATCGCCATGATGGTCTTCTCCGTCGGCGAGCGCGGACCGGCGGGCGGCTATCAGGCGGCCTTCACCTTCGCGCAATACGCCAACCTGCCGGCCCGCGCCGCCGCCTACTGGAACACGCTGATGCTCGCGCCGGCCGGCGCCTTCCTCTGCCTGCTGGTGGCCTATCCCACGGCCTATTACCTCGCCGTCAAGGCCGCGCCGCGCCACCGGCTGCTGCTGGTCTCGCTGGTCGTCGTGCCGTTCTGGACGAGCCTTCTCGTGCGTACCTATGCCTGGATGTTCATCCTCGGCTCGCGCGGCATCCCGAGCCTCCTCGACATGATCGGCATCGAAGACGTGCGCCTGCTCAACACGCCGGGCGCGGTTCTGCTCGGCATCGTCTACGGCTATCTGCCGCTGATGATCATGCCGATCTATGTCAGCCTCGAAAAGCTCGACCGCCGCCTGCTGGAAGCCTCGGCCGACCTCGGCGCGAAGCCGGCCTCCACCTTCTTCTCCGTCACCCTGCCGCTCTCCCTGCCGGGGGTCATGACGGGCGTCGCGCTCGTCACGATCCTGCTGCTCGGCGAATATCTCATTCCGCAGCTTCTCGGCGGCGGCAAGGTCTTCTTCATCGGCAACGCGCTGGTCGACCTCTTCCTGCAATCGCGCAACTGGCCCTTCGGCTCGGCCATCGCCGTCACGCTGGTCGCCATCGTCGTCGTGGTGCTGACGGTCGCCATGCGCATCGCCTGGAAAGTCTCCGGCACGAGACAGGTGGACCTCGTCTGA